The Candidatus Methylomirabilota bacterium DNA segment GGAGATGGTGATGCCGGGGGACAACGTGACGATGACGATCGAGTTGATCCAGCCGGTGGCCATGGAGAAGGAGCTGCGGTTCGCGATTCGGGAGGGGGGGCGCACGGTGGGCGCCGGCGTCGTCGCGGAGATCGCGGAGTAGCCGATGCGCGACATCATCTCGCTCGCCTGCACCGAATGCCAGCGGCGGAACTACACCACGACCAAGAACCGGCGGACGCATCCCGACCGCATGGAGATCAAAAAGTTCTGCAAGTGGTGCCGGAAGCACGTGCCGCACAAAGAGTCCAAGTGACGGAACTCGGGCGGCGTAGTCTGGCCGCTTTCGAGCGCGGGCTCCGCCCGCGCAACCGAATCATGGGGGAGGCATCGGAGGGGGCCTCCGGGGCCCCCTCCGAACCAATAGGCGTGTAGCTCTAACGGCTAGAGCACCGGACTCCAAATCCGGGGGATGGGGGTTCGAATCCCTCCACGCCTGCCAGATTTGATGGGTAGTCAGATGAGCGGCGGACGGACGGCAGTGAGGCGGGTCAACCGACTGAGAGGACATGGGCTTCTTCGAGCGCGTCCAGCAGTTCTTCCGGGAGGTGTTGGGCGAGTTCAAGCGCGTGAGCTGGCCCAATCGGGCCGAAGTCGCGAACTCGACCGTGGTCGTGCTGGCGGTGGTGATCGTGCTTGCCGTGTTCCTCGCCGCGGTGGACATGGGGCTTTCGTGGATCGTGGAGCGGATTCTCCGGTGGGGTTAGTTCAAAGGTCGGGGTTAGTCGAAAGGTCGGGGCTGGTTCAGGGGACGGGGGTAATGCCGGCATGAGCGAGACGAGCACGTCCGCGAAGCAGTGGTTCGTCGTCCACACCTACTCGGGGGTCGAGAACAAGGTGGCGGCGGCCATCGAGTCGCGGGCCAAGATCTTCGGGCTTCAGGACCTCTTCGGGCGCGTCATCGTGCCCACGGAGAAGGTGCGTGAGATCCGGAAGAGCAAGAAGATCGAGACGGAGCAGAAGTTCTTTCCCGGCTATCTGCTCGTCGAGATGGAGCTGACCGACGATACGTGGCACCTCGTGCGCTCGACGCCCAAGGTGACGGGCTTCGTCGGATCCGGCGCCAAGCCGGTGGCCCTTCCCCCCGAGGAGGTCGAGGGCATCCTCAAGCAGATGGAGGAGGGCGCCGAGAAGCCCAAGCTCAAGTCCACCTTCCAGAAGGGCGACAAGGTGCGGGTGATCGAGGGGCCGTTCGTGAACTTCCAGGGCTCGATCGACGACCTCAATCCGGAGCGCGGGAAGCTCAAGGTCATGGTCGCGATCTTCGGACGGATGACCCCGGTGGAGCTCGAGTACTACCAGGTGGAGAGGCTCTAGGGCATGGCCAAGAAAGTCCAGGCGATGGTGAAGCTGCAGATTCCCGCGGGGAAGGCCAACCCTTCGCCCCCCGTGGGCCCCGCCCTCGGCCAGCACGGCGTCAACATCATGGAGTTCTGCAAGGGCTTCAACGCGCAGACAGGATCCCAGGAGGGCTTGATCCTCCCCGTGGTGGTCACGATCTTCGCGGACCGGTCCTTCACGTTCGTGGTCAAGACCCCGCCGGCGGCCATCTTGCTGAAGCGCGCGGCGGGGATCGCCAAGGCGTCGGCCGTGCCCCACAAGGACAAGATCGGCAAGGTGACCCGGGCGCAGGTGCGCGAGATCGCCCAGACCAAGCTCGTGGACCTGAACACGAACTCCATCGACTCGGCCATGCGCACCATCGAAGGCACCGCCCGGAGCATGGGCATCGACGTCGTCTAGCCGTAGTTCGAGCTGAGGGGCGGCCGGGCCGGAGGCCCGGGCGTCACGAGGCGAGAGCTGAGTGGAAACGAGCTGAGGGGCGGCCGGGCCGGAGGCCCGGGCGTCACGAGGCGAGGGCTGAATTGAGAGGGAGCAGAGAGACATGCCAGTGATGACGAAGCGGCTGAAGGCGACCGAGGCGCTGATCGACCGGGCGAAGCCCTACTCCGTCGAGGAGGCCATGGACATCGTCAAGAAGGCGCCCGCCGCCAAGTTCGACGAGACGGTGGACCTGTCCATCCGGCTCGGCGTCGATCCCAAGCACGCCGACCAGATGGTGCGCGGAGCCATCGTCCTCCCCCACGGCATCGGCAAGACGGTGCGGGTGGCCGTCTTCGCCAAGGGCGAGAAGGAGCGCGAGGCGCGCGAGGCGGGCGCCGATGTCGTGGGCGCTGAAGATCTCGTGGAGAAGGTCCAGGGCGGCTTCATGGACTTCGATTCGACGATCGCCACCCCTGACCTCATGGGTCAGGTCGGCCGTCTCGGCAAGGTGCTGGGCCCGCGCGGGCTCATGCCGAATCCCAAGCTCGGGACGGTCACCTTCGACGTGGCCCGCGCCGTGCGCGAGATCAAGGCCGGCAAGGTCGAGTTCCGCGTGGACAAGGCGGGCAACGTGCACGTGCCCATCGGGAAGAAGTCCTTCGCTCAGGAAAATCTCGTGGCCAACGCCATGACCCTCCTCGAGGCCATCGTCAAGGCGAAGCCCGCGGCCTCCAAGGGCGTCTATCTGAAGTCCATCACGCTGTCCACCACCATGGGCCCGGGCATCCACGTGGACGCCCAGCGCGTGACCAACCAGTTCAGCAAGAAGCCGAGCTAGGAGCGGACCGGTGCCCACTCAAGAGAAAGTAGACAGCGTGGCCACGCTCAAGGAACGGCTGGAAACCGCCAAGACGGCGGTGCTGACGGAGTATCGTGGGCTCTCCGTGCAGCAGATGTCGGAGCTGCGCAAGCAGCTGAGAGCCGCCGCGGCCGAGTACAAGGTGGTGAAGAACCGCCTCGCGCGGCTGGCCGTCAAGGATTCTCCTCTCGACGCCCTGGGCGCGCATCTCAAAGGGCCGACGGGGCTCGTCTACACCGGGCAGGACGCCGTGCCCGTGGCGAAAGCGCTCCAGGCCTTCGTCCGGACCAATCCCCAGCTCACCATCAAGGTCGGGATGGTCGACGGCAAGATGCTCCAGCCCGCGGAGCTCAAGGCCCTGTCCGAGCTGCCGTCCCGGGACCAGCTGCGGAGCCAGATCGTGGGCGCCATTCAGGGTCCTCTGTCGCAGCTCGTGAGCCTGCTCCGGGCGCCCCAGCGCGAGCTCGTGTACGTGCTCGAGCAGAGGGGCAAGGGCGGGGCGGAGTCGGCCTGAATCGGGTCTTCACATTACGAGGCAGAAGCAACCACACACGGAGGCGGATGAGACATGGCCACGAACATCGACGAGATCGCGGAGAAGCTGGACTCGCTGACCCTTCTGGAGGCGTCCCAGCTCTCCAAGCTCTTGCAAGAGAAATGGGGCGTATCGGCAGCGGCCGCGGTGGCCGTGGCGGCGCCGGGCGCGGGGGCAGCCGGCGGGGCGGGCGGGGGAGCTGCCGTCGAGGAAAAGACGGAGTTCGACGTCGTCCTCAACGCCGCGGGCGAGAAGAAGATCCAGGTCATCAAGGTGGTGCGCGAGCTGACCGGGCTCGGTCTCAAGGAAGCCAAGGATCTCGTGGACGGCGCCCCCAAGGCCGTCAAGGAGAAGGTGACCAAGGCGGAAAGTGCGGACATGAAGAAGAAGCTCGAGGAGGTGGGGGCCACGGTCGAAGTCAAATAGCTCCCCGCGCCACAGAGCTTGAAACGGGGCGCGCGCCCCTTTCCACCAAGTGTGGCCCCGACCCCTCTGGGCGGGGTTGAGCACCCGGCGGCCTCTCGGCGCCAGGGCGCGGAGGATGTATGGCAGGAACCATTCAGTGCGGGCGACGAGTCCGCAAGGACTTCGGCAAGATCCCGTCTATCGTCGAGATCCCGAACCTCATCGAGATCCAGAAGCGGTCGTACGAGCAGTTCTTGCAGAAGGACGTCGCCCCGGAGCGCCGTGAGGAGACGGGGCTCCAGGCGGTGTTCAAGTCCGTGTTTCCCATCGCGGACTACAACGACAACGCTCTGCTCGAGTTCGACAGCTATCATTTCGGCGACCCCAAGTACACGGTCGAGGAGTGCCATGACCGGGGGATGACCTTCGCCATTCCCCTCAAGGTGACCCTGCGTCTGGTCGTCTACGACCACGACAAGGAGGCCAAGACCCGCACCATCCGCGAGCAGCGCGGCCAGGAAGTCTACCTGGGCGAGCTGCCCCTGATGACGGACAAAGGCACCTTCATCATCAACGGCACCGAGCGCGTGGTCGTCTCGCAGCTCCAGCGCTCGGCCGGCGTATTCTTCGACGACGACAAGGGCAAGACGGTGGCCTCCGGGAAATTGTTGTACTCGGCGCGCGTCATCCCCTACCGGGGCTCCTGGGTCGAGTTCGAGTTCGACGCCAACGACATCCTGTTCGTCCGGGTCGACCGCCGCCGCAAGATGCTGGCCACCGCCTTCCTGCGCGCCTTCTGGTTCCTCGAGAAGGGCGTCATCCTTTCGGACGCCGAGATCCTCGGGAATTTCTTCGAGGTGGAAGAGGTGCTGTCCTTCGAGGACCGCACGGCCTGGGTCAAGCTCAACCCCGAGGTGCACAACGGCATCAAGGTGGCCGACGACATCAAGCCGCCGCGCCACCGCGAGGCCATGGTGGCCGCGGGCAAGACGCTCACCCCGAAGCTCATCGAGAAGCTGATCGAGGCGGGGGTGACCAAGATCCCCGTCAAGGCCGACTCCCTCGTGGGCCGCCGCACGAGCGACCGCGTGGTGGACGCCGACACGGGCGAGGTGCTGGTGGAGACGAACCAGGAGGTCTCGGCCACCCTGCTCGCGCAGCTCATGGCGCGCAAGATCTCCGCCCTCAAGCTGCTCGCCCTGGTGCCGGGCAAGACCGACAGCTCCATCTTCGAGACGCTGGCCCGCGACCACTTCAAGAACCCGGACGAGGCCCT contains these protein-coding regions:
- a CDS encoding elongation factor Tu, with protein sequence EMVMPGDNVTMTIELIQPVAMEKELRFAIREGGRTVGAGVVAEIAE
- the rpmG gene encoding 50S ribosomal protein L33, with the translated sequence MRDIISLACTECQRRNYTTTKNRRTHPDRMEIKKFCKWCRKHVPHKESK
- the rplK gene encoding 50S ribosomal protein L11 — protein: MAKKVQAMVKLQIPAGKANPSPPVGPALGQHGVNIMEFCKGFNAQTGSQEGLILPVVVTIFADRSFTFVVKTPPAAILLKRAAGIAKASAVPHKDKIGKVTRAQVREIAQTKLVDLNTNSIDSAMRTIEGTARSMGIDVV
- the nusG gene encoding transcription termination/antitermination protein NusG: MSETSTSAKQWFVVHTYSGVENKVAAAIESRAKIFGLQDLFGRVIVPTEKVREIRKSKKIETEQKFFPGYLLVEMELTDDTWHLVRSTPKVTGFVGSGAKPVALPPEEVEGILKQMEEGAEKPKLKSTFQKGDKVRVIEGPFVNFQGSIDDLNPERGKLKVMVAIFGRMTPVELEYYQVERL
- the secE gene encoding preprotein translocase subunit SecE, which codes for MGFFERVQQFFREVLGEFKRVSWPNRAEVANSTVVVLAVVIVLAVFLAAVDMGLSWIVERILRWG
- the rplL gene encoding 50S ribosomal protein L7/L12, with the translated sequence MATNIDEIAEKLDSLTLLEASQLSKLLQEKWGVSAAAAVAVAAPGAGAAGGAGGGAAVEEKTEFDVVLNAAGEKKIQVIKVVRELTGLGLKEAKDLVDGAPKAVKEKVTKAESADMKKKLEEVGATVEVK
- the rplJ gene encoding 50S ribosomal protein L10; the encoded protein is MPTQEKVDSVATLKERLETAKTAVLTEYRGLSVQQMSELRKQLRAAAAEYKVVKNRLARLAVKDSPLDALGAHLKGPTGLVYTGQDAVPVAKALQAFVRTNPQLTIKVGMVDGKMLQPAELKALSELPSRDQLRSQIVGAIQGPLSQLVSLLRAPQRELVYVLEQRGKGGAESA
- the rplA gene encoding 50S ribosomal protein L1 encodes the protein MPVMTKRLKATEALIDRAKPYSVEEAMDIVKKAPAAKFDETVDLSIRLGVDPKHADQMVRGAIVLPHGIGKTVRVAVFAKGEKEREAREAGADVVGAEDLVEKVQGGFMDFDSTIATPDLMGQVGRLGKVLGPRGLMPNPKLGTVTFDVARAVREIKAGKVEFRVDKAGNVHVPIGKKSFAQENLVANAMTLLEAIVKAKPAASKGVYLKSITLSTTMGPGIHVDAQRVTNQFSKKPS